A single Gallaecimonas xiamenensis 3-C-1 DNA region contains:
- a CDS encoding type IV pilus modification PilV family protein has translation MRIKHLGFGLIEVMVAVAVIGVGVTGLVVLQKSFLRSSNESVYRSVAMELAKAKMEEFRDFDDVTGGTNNFLDIATGNDSVTVNGQAYSRLWNVSNLYYNQATSSWSGTAPTGVLGPDQKQVAITVSWTSPQGTDTVTLNGSMSASTSADKKNSLDPVFNTDGPKVAYTPGQAPDVIALELNTNGTGKKRESSKPIPEVLKQGGSTLVKFDTVTYKPDSTTLIREDYATINCECSLSNPKTQGYTPFVSRPDATDIDDYQVIVEDGTLVAKSTGAPTNNNPSAYCTICCQDHFDSNDSSKPVFDPARLITPHGHYMYTGSAYNTFNASLVTSGSFTSILAGNYLEACRMQRIDGYYRVTQDWRLVDVVLMRKDWLESSSNQAAYRNYVLAKIKDQILGTTAADKTALRDVSPSGLQVANAGATQLMARGIYLDYLNAADLSLLQSLVDTDENWPALVPFYDLNLTLLADWKVTSGTGMTVTNQAIKTLDPDPSANYYGTYSRGLLTVSSGGNGTVAVRARLGNTGVTGSSPTDLSDGNQYLEDSLSVTIAGAGLAVSGTLNCLQKNGTNTKACNGSIPGGVTVIAKVNGVADNSITCGVTTPNGNGTPAYSCSGFSATWAGSISFSYSAGGFTFSPVSFAVDFAAGTATGQCVLMYESSISPAPASCT, from the coding sequence ATGAGAATAAAACACCTGGGCTTCGGGCTTATCGAAGTCATGGTTGCCGTTGCTGTTATTGGTGTAGGGGTCACCGGCCTGGTGGTGCTGCAAAAGTCCTTTCTTCGCTCCAGCAACGAAAGCGTCTATCGCAGCGTCGCCATGGAGCTGGCCAAAGCCAAAATGGAGGAGTTTCGCGATTTTGACGACGTCACTGGAGGCACCAACAACTTTCTCGATATTGCCACCGGTAACGACAGTGTCACCGTAAATGGCCAGGCCTATAGCCGGCTGTGGAATGTCTCCAACCTCTACTACAACCAGGCCACCAGCAGTTGGTCGGGAACGGCACCAACAGGGGTATTGGGGCCGGATCAAAAACAAGTCGCCATCACCGTAAGCTGGACCAGCCCCCAGGGTACAGACACCGTCACCCTTAACGGTTCTATGTCTGCAAGTACTTCGGCTGACAAGAAGAACTCTCTGGACCCGGTGTTCAACACCGATGGGCCCAAGGTGGCCTATACCCCCGGCCAGGCACCGGACGTCATTGCTCTTGAACTCAATACCAACGGTACAGGTAAGAAGCGTGAGAGCAGCAAGCCCATACCCGAGGTGCTCAAACAAGGGGGGAGCACCCTGGTCAAGTTCGACACCGTAACCTACAAGCCGGACAGTACCACCCTTATCCGCGAGGACTACGCCACCATCAACTGTGAGTGCAGCCTCAGCAATCCCAAAACCCAGGGCTACACCCCCTTTGTGTCGAGGCCCGATGCCACAGATATAGATGATTACCAAGTCATAGTCGAAGATGGCACCCTGGTGGCCAAGAGCACGGGAGCGCCCACCAACAATAACCCTTCGGCTTATTGCACCATCTGCTGCCAGGACCACTTTGACAGTAACGACAGCAGTAAGCCGGTATTTGATCCGGCCCGACTTATCACACCCCATGGCCACTACATGTATACGGGGTCGGCCTATAACACCTTCAATGCCTCCTTGGTAACCAGCGGCAGCTTTACCTCCATCCTGGCCGGCAACTATCTGGAAGCCTGTCGCATGCAGAGGATTGATGGCTACTACAGGGTGACCCAGGACTGGCGTTTGGTGGACGTGGTGTTGATGCGAAAAGACTGGCTGGAAAGCAGTAGTAACCAGGCCGCCTACCGCAACTATGTGCTGGCCAAGATCAAAGATCAGATCTTGGGTACCACGGCGGCCGACAAGACAGCGCTGAGGGATGTCAGTCCTTCCGGGTTGCAGGTCGCCAATGCCGGGGCTACCCAGCTGATGGCCAGAGGGATTTACCTCGACTATCTCAATGCCGCCGACCTTTCCCTGCTGCAAAGCCTGGTGGACACGGACGAAAACTGGCCGGCCCTGGTACCGTTTTACGACTTGAACCTGACTCTGCTGGCGGACTGGAAGGTGACTTCTGGCACCGGTATGACCGTTACCAACCAAGCGATCAAGACTCTGGATCCCGACCCATCAGCCAATTATTACGGCACCTACAGCCGTGGTCTGTTGACCGTGTCGAGCGGTGGCAACGGTACTGTGGCGGTCAGGGCCAGACTCGGCAATACCGGTGTGACAGGATCTTCGCCAACCGACCTGAGCGACGGTAACCAATACCTGGAAGACAGCCTCAGCGTTACCATTGCCGGGGCTGGGCTTGCCGTATCCGGCACCCTAAATTGCCTGCAAAAGAATGGTACCAATACCAAGGCCTGTAACGGCAGTATTCCCGGGGGAGTTACCGTCATTGCCAAGGTCAACGGTGTGGCCGATAACAGTATCACCTGTGGCGTTACCACCCCCAACGGCAACGGCACCCCGGCCTACAGTTGCTCTGGGTTCAGCGCTACCTGGGCAGGCAGCATCAGTTTCAGTTATAGCGCTGGTGGTTTTACCTTCTCGCCGGTCAGCTTTGCCGTGGATTTTGCAGCCGGGACCGCCACCGGGCAATGTGTGCTGATGTACGAGTCCAGTATCAGCCCGGCTCCGGCCAGTTGTACCTAG
- a CDS encoding pilus assembly PilX family protein, whose product MTISKTRGFVTLTITLIIMVMAIGVAVFTARNKVTESRIQLNEVRHEQAFEAAESGLEYAVAQIRKNPAVGSMSFNLASAQVAGAQTSFTVTSTEDAVTFSNSSGETVIYPVAKLSATGTSEDGSTTEVHRQTLVVTPVVNAGPASPLTVGGNMTVGGAFSVGANPNGGGRGVPVSIWMSEPVNLSGNVKTCGQQEFVGGDCTSAVYSSKDNPGIDVVDGDPAFPSDLFAYTFGISSTNWQDIKSDASYLLSNCNALTGAETGLIVVEGDCDLKVNMGSQTNPALILVVDGDLTLNANKSYYGVIFSFHTSDTVVTDFKANGAASMNGAIIANHDVAISNGTFGVRFDELALGNVTTSSSFQRVWRLPGSWRDW is encoded by the coding sequence ATGACGATATCTAAGACGCGCGGCTTCGTGACCTTGACCATCACCTTGATCATCATGGTGATGGCCATAGGAGTGGCCGTTTTCACCGCCCGCAACAAAGTGACCGAGAGCCGCATCCAGCTCAACGAAGTGCGCCATGAACAGGCCTTTGAGGCAGCAGAGAGCGGCCTTGAGTATGCAGTAGCCCAGATCCGTAAAAACCCTGCCGTGGGCAGCATGAGCTTTAACCTGGCCAGCGCCCAGGTGGCAGGGGCTCAGACCAGCTTCACTGTCACCTCTACCGAAGATGCCGTTACCTTCAGCAATTCGTCCGGGGAAACGGTCATCTATCCGGTAGCCAAGCTCAGTGCAACCGGCACTTCTGAAGACGGCTCCACCACAGAGGTGCATCGCCAGACCCTGGTGGTAACGCCTGTCGTCAACGCCGGGCCCGCCTCACCTTTGACGGTGGGGGGCAATATGACAGTGGGGGGGGCTTTCAGTGTTGGCGCCAACCCCAATGGTGGCGGCCGGGGAGTGCCGGTGTCCATTTGGATGAGTGAACCGGTCAACCTGTCCGGTAACGTCAAGACCTGCGGCCAGCAGGAGTTCGTGGGAGGGGACTGCACCAGCGCCGTTTACTCCTCTAAGGACAATCCCGGCATCGATGTTGTCGATGGCGACCCGGCCTTTCCCAGCGATCTTTTTGCCTACACCTTCGGTATCAGCAGTACCAATTGGCAGGACATTAAGAGCGACGCGTCCTATCTGTTGAGCAACTGTAATGCCCTGACCGGTGCCGAAACCGGCCTGATAGTGGTGGAAGGGGACTGTGATCTTAAGGTCAATATGGGGTCCCAGACCAATCCGGCCCTTATCCTGGTGGTGGACGGGGACCTGACCCTCAATGCCAACAAGAGCTATTACGGGGTCATCTTCAGTTTTCATACCTCGGACACGGTAGTGACCGACTTCAAGGCCAACGGCGCGGCGTCCATGAACGGCGCCATCATCGCCAACCATGACGTGGCGATTTCCAACGGTACCTTCGGGGTGCGATTTGACGAACTTGCTCTAGGGAATGTCACCACCAGCAGCTCATTTCAGCGTGTATGGCGGCTTCCCGGCAGTTGGAGGGATTGGTGA
- a CDS encoding GspH/FimT family pseudopilin — MTSASKQPGFTLLELMITLALVSILAGIAVPSYRTVMKERQLRHAAEAIRTQVLLGKSEAVRLNQDVNFFISATNGWCAGMTTRAITDGSDCDCASLDSGASAGQCTFTASNLTRVTSKNDYDWVNVTSTFDDDVLVLKARNKGVSNLSGGANNGRFDIKLAGESSGLCVVVSVLGRVRTCNLSGVGSCSC; from the coding sequence GTGACAAGCGCTTCAAAACAACCGGGATTTACCTTGCTTGAGTTGATGATCACCCTGGCCTTGGTCAGCATACTGGCGGGAATTGCCGTACCGTCGTACCGCACCGTGATGAAGGAGCGGCAGCTGCGCCATGCCGCCGAGGCCATCCGCACCCAGGTTTTATTGGGAAAGAGCGAGGCGGTCCGTTTAAATCAAGACGTCAATTTCTTCATCTCTGCCACCAATGGCTGGTGCGCCGGTATGACCACCAGGGCCATCACCGACGGCAGCGACTGTGATTGCGCCTCCCTTGATAGCGGTGCCAGTGCCGGCCAATGCACTTTTACCGCCAGTAACCTCACCCGCGTGACCAGCAAAAATGACTACGACTGGGTCAATGTCACCTCCACCTTCGATGACGATGTACTGGTGCTCAAAGCTCGGAATAAGGGAGTGTCCAATTTGTCAGGAGGGGCAAATAACGGGCGCTTCGACATCAAGCTGGCGGGGGAGAGCTCAGGCCTTTGCGTTGTGGTGTCGGTGTTGGGGCGGGTGCGCACCTGCAATCTCAGTGGGGTGGGGAGCTGCTCATGTTAA
- a CDS encoding type IV pilin protein, producing the protein MKRMLGVTLLELMIVIAILAILAGIAYPSYQRYVLEANRTNAQGELAKLQLAQETYRVKNNSFATLAQLGGLTSDHYTYSISNITASSYTLQAVAKGSQSNDTGCTTLTLDHNDNKTPASCWKN; encoded by the coding sequence ATGAAACGGATGCTAGGCGTGACCCTGCTGGAACTGATGATCGTCATCGCGATCCTGGCCATTTTGGCGGGCATTGCCTACCCCAGTTACCAGCGCTACGTGCTGGAAGCCAACAGGACGAATGCCCAGGGCGAGCTGGCAAAACTGCAGTTGGCCCAGGAGACCTACAGGGTAAAAAACAACAGCTTTGCCACCCTGGCCCAACTGGGCGGACTGACCAGCGATCATTACACCTATTCCATCTCCAACATCACCGCCAGCAGCTACACCCTGCAGGCCGTCGCCAAGGGCAGCCAAAGCAACGACACGGGTTGCACCACCCTCACCCTGGATCACAACGACAATAAAACCCCGGCAAGCTGCTGGAAAAACTGA
- the glnB gene encoding nitrogen regulatory protein P-II has protein sequence MKKIEAIIKPFKLDDVREALAEVGVNGMTVSEVKGFGRQKGHTELYRGAEYMVDFLPKVKLELIVQDDDLERCIDAIMQTAQTGKIGDGKIFVTDVQRVIRIRTGEENEEAI, from the coding sequence ATGAAGAAAATCGAGGCCATCATCAAACCCTTCAAGCTGGATGACGTACGGGAGGCCTTGGCCGAAGTGGGTGTCAACGGCATGACCGTCAGTGAAGTTAAAGGCTTTGGCCGCCAAAAAGGGCACACCGAACTGTACCGGGGAGCCGAGTACATGGTGGATTTTCTGCCCAAGGTGAAGTTGGAGCTGATCGTTCAGGACGATGATCTGGAGCGCTGCATCGACGCTATCATGCAGACGGCCCAGACCGGCAAGATCGGCGATGGCAAGATCTTCGTGACTGATGTGCAGCGGGTTATCCGCATCCGAACCGGTGAAGAAAACGAAGAAGCAATCTAA
- a CDS encoding PilW family protein, whose product MLKRNQQGMTLVELMIAMGMGLVVILAATTLFSATVGASSISTRMTVLRSDLNAIANLIASDVRRTGYSANASNNFGKPACTSDYETNCPFVFKPDRDLSASNNCIIARMDANDDGVLDINTNEVRGYVFDNGIIYQMTSFTGTPACDGTYTRESLSWQTDLTISNLTFTYLSGAASSGIRSINISVSGYSGATPELTMTLNQEVRLRNDDI is encoded by the coding sequence ATGTTAAAACGCAACCAACAGGGGATGACCCTGGTCGAGCTGATGATTGCCATGGGTATGGGGCTGGTGGTGATCTTGGCGGCAACAACGCTGTTTTCGGCCACTGTGGGGGCCAGTTCCATCTCCACCCGCATGACAGTGTTGCGCAGCGATCTCAATGCCATAGCCAATTTGATTGCTTCCGATGTGCGCCGCACCGGTTATTCGGCCAATGCCAGCAACAACTTCGGCAAACCGGCCTGTACCAGCGATTATGAAACCAATTGCCCCTTTGTTTTCAAACCCGATCGGGATCTCAGTGCCAGCAACAACTGCATCATAGCGCGCATGGATGCAAACGATGATGGGGTGCTGGACATCAACACCAACGAGGTAAGGGGCTATGTGTTCGACAACGGCATCATCTACCAGATGACCAGCTTTACCGGCACCCCAGCGTGTGACGGCACCTATACCCGTGAATCCCTGTCCTGGCAGACCGACTTAACCATCAGCAACCTTACCTTCACTTATCTGTCTGGGGCGGCCAGCTCTGGGATCCGCTCCATCAACATCTCGGTCAGCGGTTATAGCGGGGCTACCCCTGAACTCACCATGACCTTGAACCAGGAAGTGAGGCTGCGCAATGACGATATCTAA
- a CDS encoding GspH/FimT family pseudopilin, which produces MRERGFTLVELLVTLMVAGILVTISYPSLSRFFRDNQLGAEASELQSLLVTSRHHALNYQMPVVVCPLVGGKCANNWAGEISSFVDSNGSGELDNGEEVLQRVEATSNSRIFGQLRISFAADGILASTAGTIEICEGSDASLYHGVVVDPSGRSRVAEDLDGNGVRDDRNGNAINCN; this is translated from the coding sequence ATGAGGGAAAGAGGATTCACGCTTGTAGAGCTGCTGGTGACATTGATGGTCGCCGGCATATTGGTGACAATCAGCTACCCGTCGCTGAGCCGGTTTTTTAGGGACAACCAATTGGGAGCTGAGGCCAGTGAGCTGCAGTCGCTGTTGGTCACCTCCCGCCACCATGCCCTTAACTACCAGATGCCGGTGGTGGTCTGCCCCCTGGTGGGTGGTAAGTGCGCCAATAACTGGGCCGGGGAGATCAGCAGCTTCGTGGACAGCAACGGCAGCGGCGAGTTGGATAATGGCGAAGAAGTACTGCAAAGGGTTGAAGCCACCAGCAACAGCCGCATCTTCGGGCAATTGCGAATAAGCTTCGCGGCCGACGGCATACTGGCTTCCACCGCTGGCACCATAGAGATCTGTGAAGGGAGCGACGCCAGCCTTTACCACGGAGTGGTAGTGGACCCTTCGGGGCGCAGCAGGGTGGCGGAAGATTTGGACGGCAATGGCGTGCGCGACGACAGGAACGGCAACGCCATCAACTGCAACTAA
- a CDS encoding TapY2 family type IVa secretion system protein, whose amino-acid sequence MSAGKWSLALLPLLISTATLAAQKVEYKCHLTLEKGKDYIGHFVVSPDKAKALVYSLPYTKLRMAGSPTINQVHECVPANADFKSRKAQKLEREQPR is encoded by the coding sequence ATGTCTGCTGGTAAATGGAGCTTGGCCTTGCTGCCTTTGCTGATCAGTACCGCCACCCTGGCGGCGCAGAAAGTGGAGTACAAATGCCATCTGACCCTGGAGAAAGGGAAGGACTACATCGGGCATTTCGTGGTGAGCCCCGACAAAGCCAAGGCGCTGGTTTATTCCCTGCCTTATACCAAGTTGCGGATGGCCGGTTCACCCACCATAAACCAGGTGCATGAGTGCGTACCGGCCAATGCCGACTTCAAGAGCCGCAAGGCTCAGAAGCTGGAGCGCGAGCAACCCCGTTAG